The genomic stretch GGGGATGCCGCGCTGTCAGGACGCGACCCGCTGCTCGTCACGATGACTGCGTCGTCGAGCCGTGCGGTGGCCGAGTGTGGCCGCGCCTTGCCGGCGCGTGGAGGAGCCGGGCCGTTGGTTGGGCGCGGCCGCGCCGAGGCCGCGAGCCGCCGTTGTGCCGCCAGGCCCGAGGCCGCGCATGCAGGCCGCGTCGAAGCCGGCCGCGCGTGGAGGTCGCGGCGAAGTGCTCGGGGCGCCTCGCGGCCGCGGGCGGGGTCGCGCGCCGCGTCGGAGCCGCGTGGAGGCCGAGGCGCCGTGGCCGCGCCGAACCCGCCCTTGCAGGCCGCCGCGTCGAGGTGGTGGCTGAGCCGCGCGTCGGGCGAGCCGCCGTCGAGCCCGTGGCCGCGCGGTTGGGGCGCGTGCGGGCGCCCGCGGTGCGAGTACGCGACGTCGGGCGGCCGTGGTCGTGGCCGCGCGTGGAGGCCGCGGTGGCGTCGCGCCGAGCACTGCCGAGCCGCGGCTGTCGCGGCCGCCGTTCGTCGAGTTGCGAGCAGCGCCGCTTCCTCCCCCCTCCCCCCCATTGACGAGCTCAAGCCGGGGGAGCGCGTCCCCGAGCCGAAGGCCCGTGGGGGACGCTGATCCACGTGCGGTGGAGACGcgcaggaggaggtggtggcggtggtggtggtgcagcGAGTGCCGGATCGACGAAGTATGCTGGCAGACGAGTCGGCGCCGACATCCGCGCTGCGATGGTTGGTGGAGATGGACGGCGCGGAAGCGGGCTGTGCGCAGCCTGCTCAGTAGACTACATCAGCGTCGGGTACCGAATCGGCGACTGCAGCTCTATGCCCAGTGACAGCCATTGGCTGGCCACCATggatggtggcggtggtgggcaCGGGCCGTCGCCGTGGAGTGGACACCTAGGCCGGGGTGGAGCCGGCAAGGCGAGGACCGGCGCTGGAGGCGCCGGTGGAGTCGGTGCCCTCGACGGTGGCGCCGCGGGCGGAGCCGCGGATGGCGCTGCAGGCGAAGCCGTGGACGACACCACCGAACGCCGTGACGGAGGGCCGACGTTTGCATGTCGGTTTCCCCCGAAACGACGTCGTACAGGAAAACGCCCGGGGTTCCTGTTGAGATCACGGCGTTCGCCACGAAAGCGCTAGCCACGAGCCTCGCCAAGGAGTTCCCGGATGTCCTCCAGTAGTTCCGCCTGAAGGCGGTTGTTGCCGAAGTGTGTGCCCAATGTCCGGGCACGGTTCATCGCCATCCAGACGATTTGGAGGATGAGAGAAGCCATTGAGGCAGGATTACGGCGAGGGAAAGGCATGATTCTACCTTGGGGTGATGCCCTGGGCGAAGGTCGATCCCTCGACGATGTTCTATCCAACCGAACTATTCCCCTCTGGGGTAGGGGAGAGCGATGTGCTGATAACATGTTACGAGTAGAATGCAAGAGTACGAGAACAGAGAGGAATAGAATGAACTCGGGATGTTTGTTTATTCATTGATCACGGGTATTTATACAAGTTGGGGGGGAGAGGAAACTCTCGCCCCAAGTAAACTCGTGCCCACGATgagtcgtgggtgatatcaCGGAGGTGGAACCGGTCTCCACGGGTACGTGCGTAGTCGTGGGTGATATCCCGTAGGCGGTCGTGGGGGACGTCGTAGTTAGGATAGGATTTCTCGTAAGAGGATCCGAGGAGATGAGATCACCTTGATAAAATATCCGTAACACCTTGGCAGGGTGGGACGAGGCCAACCCAGATCTCACACACGCCTGGGCCGTCCCTTGCACAATTAAACCATTCCAGGCCTGGGCCTAGCAAATAAAATGGGCCTGTCACCTGAGCAAATCTACTTACACCTAGAAACCATCCGTAGATGCTGGAATTGGACCAAAGGTTTGATCGGCAAAGTCGTTCGGCCCAGCACACCATCCGAAGGGGCCGGCCCCTACGGTCCCTACTCCCTACCCCGTTCGACACCCTCGTCTTCCCGCACGGGTCCGGGTCGTGGCGGGCGAGCCGCCCACTGGCCGACGCCGAGTTCAATCGCTAGGGTGAAGTGAATCAAGGCTGCCGGGGCCGACCGGCGACCTCGCCGCTGGCCCTACACCGCTACACGAGATAGCACCTGTGCGGGGATTGTGTTGTGGCAGGAGGCCCCGAGGCCAGGTCGCGCCGCCTGCATGCCCCGCACCTTGCCAATGCGATGCAAATGCGTGGGGACCGCGATCGTCAAGGGCAGCGCCGCCACCATCAGCGACGCGGCCAAGCTACCTAGGTCCTAGGTAGGTGCCTGCGTGTTGTTTATAGCGGAGTATATGCGAGCCATATATGCGGTTCTAACTTCTAAGCTCGTGCGTGTTGATAGATGGCGGTTTAGAAAGTTGATGCCCCGATAGCGTTCTAGGAAATGCTTGAATATCGAAGCCTTTTGCCTATTTGTAGATTCGAATCTCACTGTCGTATATCATACATGTTCTCAGTGTTGTTAGTTTTGTTGGGGCTGTGCATATGGATACGTAGTGGGATAAGGCATTGGACTAATTTCTGTGTGGCTGCTGCCTGCTGGTGTACTCGtcgaaccagttcctagattcTTCTATCTGAATTCATTCAGGGTGCTGTGATCGTGGTTCGACTTCAAACTTCAATAGGTTAATGGGGGTGAGATGTATACGATTCAGGCTTTGTTATAAATTGCACTAGTGTACTATAATACTATTAAGAATAGGTTGAAAATTGGAATTTATCAATACCACTAACCTGCTTAAGTTAGACACCTGTGTTGCATTCATTTTCTGTAGGAAGGAAGAATGAATgcttttaaatttcaaaatgtTGGCATCTTATGCCTCACAAGAGGAGCAtgattactttcaagttttcacCAAGCACAACTTTATAATCAGCAAACTGGTACAAGAGTTTTACATCACTCTTTAGTCTTTACTGTACAAGTATTCATTCATAGGGGACTATAACTTCACAGTACACACTACACACTATGGGCAGATAGGGTTCCCTGGTTTCTATAGCATAACTGATGATTTTCTCACAACCTATAGTTATTTACACATAAAACACTTATCTATATTCTGTAGCTCCTTTTATTTCTTACCCGAGCAATCATAATAACTTCTTAATACAACATCATATCAGGACATTTCCTTCAATACCTAAGATATCTAGTTCATGTAGCAGTAGTTCCTGTCTGGTGGTTCTTCACATGCATCCTTGACtcctgaaaaaaaaagtaaagcCGTACTCCATAAGTTTATCTGAACAGTGACCATTtatgttgcatttggatctgAATAGCACTGAAACACAGCTCAGCTTTTATTTTGTACTAGCTTTGTGTATATGCATGCCTGCTAGTTTTGTTAAAACAGGCGGCTTGCCAATTGTCTACTTAACCATGACATTCAAATTATGTATATTTACAGCTGTCTCCTCATGGGGTACGAATGGTCCTGCTCTGTTTCAACTTTCAAGAGAGCATGTTACCTTTTGCAAAAGACACATAGGAGGAGTGGAATAAGTTCCTTTTTGCAATAAGTACCAGTGAAAAGGAGATACTAAAGTGCATGTCAGCTACAACCCCAGAAGTCTGGAACTGAAGTAGAGtacaaaatctttttttttgggtAAGGAGATTATTTGGTTAGGGTTAAAATCCCACGTAATTAAGTGACAATGTGACTCTAGGTGCCCAACAGTTGGAACAAGCGACAGGGCCAATTCCTGGGGGCCGTGTACAAACTGCAAACCAGCTTGTTCACAGAACAAGATTGGAGGATACTGCATGCATAATGGCCTGACTgaatctcaaatatgtgttgtcgTTATGGGTAAGTTGTTTGGTTTCTTTCATATTGCAAGCGCTCTAATGTTGCATTCAATCTAATGAGCAGAACAGTAAAGGAAATTTCTTTCAAAAAGCACAGTAAAGTAAATTACCATTGTTCTATATATAACACAGTGCTACCCTTCTAGGGCATGGTTTGAATGGCTGAAGTTTCCATTTGTTACCTTAGTTCCAAGCTCCCTGTGTGTTGTAGTTGGGGAATGGAACTCCGCCGGATTCAATGAGCGTGACATCATCATTAAGGATCTCATAATGGCGGCGAACTTCATCGGCTGTCTTGATGCCACCCATGGCACGGGCCACCTTGTGCCAGCGGTCAGGTGTGCCCTCACCATAGCAGGCTAGGGCCTCCTcgaacagcttgttctcctttttgCTCCAGTTGGAATCAATGTTAACGTTGCGGGAAGAGTTCCTGGACCCAGACATCTTTGGTTTGGATTGTCTTTCTCAGAAACAGAACTAGTGCTGATGTTTTATGTGTAGACTCTTGTTAGATAGCTGGACTGAAGTTTTTAGCTCTTGCAAGCTCTGATGTTTTGATCTCGTTGTTGCTAGGGTGGCTACTATTTATAGGCGCTTGACGAGCGTGAACTGCTGTTCACGTTGCCATCCAGCCTGCAGTAGGCTCAAAGCTTGACAGGCTGCAGATTCTCATGTTTTGAACTCAGGATCCACTACAAGAGTAGTGTGTGCACTTGGGCATCATGGAAAGGGGAATCCCAATATCTTCTGTTCTGCGTATATAGGTATATTGGTGACCCTATTTGTTTTTCAAACCTTCAGGCATCGCGTTACATTCTCAATAGTCAGATATTCAGATATGGCATGTCTGCTTTAGTTTGAACTGTACAAATAACTTGGTGTAGGTTTAACCAAATGCAGTTGAGATGTTATTTTCTTTACAGCAGAAATGCTATTGGATCGTGAGTTCGTGACTAATTCATAACCTAATAGCAGCTGAAAATGGTTTCGTGAAAGTAAAATTTGAATTAtatataaaagttcaaagtgTGATCTATCTGTGCCCTTTTTTCCtcaaaaaagtgagatgagcaTGGGATGCATTTTTCTTCTTGACTAAGAGGTTACTGGATTTTTTGTAAAGTTACATTACATTTAGAACATGTCTAACAATGTATGTCGTGATTATGTCAAAAAAAATTGTGATTCTAATTGGCACTTTGTACAAGGGTCACACCATAAAGCATAAACAAATCTCCatgcaaacaaaaaaaatagtgAAGGCATTATTATTACATAGCATCCTGAAAATATACAAGGCCACAACTATAGGCTACCAACGTACTACCTCCATTCCAATATACttgtgtctagatacatagcaaattTGATGTAACAAAAAAGTCAAAGCAACTTGTAATTTGTAACGGAGGAAGTATGTATCAGTGTATCACTGGAATTATATGAGCCCCTGTTGCTTGCCATTTCATTTTTAGTGAACACACAGAAAGATTGTCACTTACTTTTACTAGTGCATAGAGGCCTTGTGTCCTATGATTGGAATCTGCTagcttttttaaataaaaacaagGTGTACATAACTAATTTAAGCAGTGCAACAGAACATCTTTTGTTTGACATTTTTCTGTTATTCAAATATTAGCGGGAACAAGGATTGATCTTAATTTTCTGGTCAGATTTCTACCATCATTTTTCCTCAAAAAAGGGAGGAACATGCAGACTACAATGAAAATAGATATGAAAGATTATTCTCAAATTAAGGCATTGGGTCTACCATCACAATCAAGGAACCTTTTTGTCTCTTCAAATCACAGGGTATATATGGTGGTGACCATTATCTTGGTTCGAAGCAGTGGGTGTAGGTGATAGCTGGACGCATGCACTGGATTTCCATCTGTAGACGGCCCTGTACTACGGCATGGAGTTCTCTACACTGAAGGCCGGTGGCAAACTGAGAGCCATGGCAATGGTGTCATCATTCCGGAAGAACTGCAAAAGGATCTTAGCGATGGGATGGTAAAATCAGATGGCTTTGCAGTTTGCACCACTAAGGAGAATGATGTGATTTGTGAAACCATCGTTGGATGTAACTTGCTTCTCCTGTAAAGGATTGAGATATATTCTGCGCACCTGCATGACATCCTAGTAAACTAAACCAGGTAAAATACAGCCTACCGAGCAAATAACGGTATTTGGTTAGGCATAGGAGCTCTGTTGAACAACAGGAACTCTGATCCGAATGCAGTACCTGTGAATAATGTTCAAACTCTTTGAGTCTTGATTGTAATACATACTACACTCCTTGTTCTTGCAAGGTGATTACTGGAAGGTTGACGACAATAACGATTCGAGAATAGAAACCCAAAATTTACCAAATCTTTTGTACTCT from Sorghum bicolor cultivar BTx623 chromosome 3, Sorghum_bicolor_NCBIv3, whole genome shotgun sequence encodes the following:
- the LOC110433735 gene encoding uncharacterized protein LOC110433735; this translates as MGGRGEEAALLATRRTAAATAAARQCSARRHRGLHARPRPRPPDVAYSHRGRPHAPQPRGHGLDGGSPDARLSHHLDAAACKGGFGAATAPRPPRGSDAARDPARGREAPRALRRDLHARPASTRPACAASGLAAQRRLAASARPRPTNGPAPPRAGKARPHSATARLDDAVIVTSSGSRPDSAASPLLCRVTRADRGGPADPRAGARPPWRRWLMGLGVRVWKP
- the LOC8061817 gene encoding protein RADIALIS-like 3; protein product: MSGSRNSSRNVNIDSNWSKKENKLFEEALACYGEGTPDRWHKVARAMGGIKTADEVRRHYEILNDDVTLIESGGVPFPNYNTQGAWN